ttttttttttttttttttttttttttttaaatagaaTGATTAATCTATTGGAATTAAGGTGGGATTTTTTTTCCATGTTTCTGAAATATGGaacaaatttttaaatacgAAATAAGACATATCCGCAATATCATCTTTAGTAagatctaatttttttttcttacctTCATTTTCAATAGATGTCATAACTTCTTTTAATCTTGGTATTATTTCATTTCCCATTCTAAAATTTCTTGCCATTTGTTTTTctgatttaatattaatttcatCAATTATTTCTTTGGTTGCTTTAGCTCTTCTTCTTGATTCTTCTTGAGGTAATTCTGGAACTTCATTTCTTTGGTTTTTCCTAAA
This is a stretch of genomic DNA from Plasmodium sp. gorilla clade G2 genome assembly, contig: PADLG01_00_22, whole genome shotgun sequence. It encodes these proteins:
- a CDS encoding early transcribed membrane protein, which gives rise to MRILKVLTLLVFLLCINIFSPCYTKNGFLSKIKDRFTMFEKKMKNKDNKKKILISASIIGLAILTNLLAGVVYYNFRKNQRNEVPELPQEESRRRAKATKEIIDEINIKSEKQMARNFRMGNEIIPRLKEVMTSIENEGKKKKLDLTKDDIADMSYFVFKNLFHISETWKKNPTLIPID